A stretch of Mus caroli chromosome 5, CAROLI_EIJ_v1.1, whole genome shotgun sequence DNA encodes these proteins:
- the Psph gene encoding phosphoserine phosphatase: MVSHSELRKLFCSADAVCFDVDSTVIREEGIDELAKFCGVEAAVSEMTRRAMGGALPFKDALTQRLALIQPSRDQVQRLLAEHPPHLTPGIRELVSRLQERNVQVFLISGGFRSIVEHVAAKLNIPTTNVFANRLKFYFNGEYAGFDEMQPTAESGGKGKVIRFLKEKFHFKKIIMIGDGATDMEACPPADAFIGFGGNVIRQQVKDNAKWYITDFVELLGELEE; the protein is encoded by the exons ATGGTCTCCCACTCAGAGCTGAGGAAGCTCTTCTGTTCAGCGGATGCAGTGTGCTTTGATGTTGATAGCAccgtcatcagagaagaaggaatcgATGAGCTGGCCAAATTCTGTGGTGTGGAGGCCGCAGTGTCTGAAAT GACACGGAGAGCCATGGGAGGAGCGTTGCCTTTTAAAGACGCGCTCACTCAGCGCCTGGCACTGATCCAGCCCTCTCGGGATCAAGTCCAGAGGCTCCTAGCTGAGCACCCGCCACATCTGACCCCTGGCATAAG GGAGCTGGTAAGCCGCCTCCAGGAGCGCAATGTCCAGGTGTTCCTCATCTCTGGTGGCTTTAGGAGCATTGTGGAGCATGTTGCTGCAAAGCTCAATATCCCAACAACCAATGTGTTTGCCAACAGGCTGAAGTTCTACTTTAATG GTGAGTATGCAGGTTTTGATGAGATGCAGCCGACAGCCGAGTCGGgtgggaaaggaaaggttattcgatttttaaaggaaaaatttcactttaagaaaataatcatgaTTGGAGATGGAGCTACGGACATGGAAGCCTGCCCTCCTGCT GATGCTTTCATCGGCTTTGGAGGCAATGTGATCAGGCAGCAGGTTAAGGACAACGCCAAGTGGTACATCACTGACTTCGTGGAGCTGCTGGGAGAACTGGAGGAGTGA